The Lycium barbarum isolate Lr01 chromosome 10, ASM1917538v2, whole genome shotgun sequence genome includes a region encoding these proteins:
- the LOC132613955 gene encoding telomere repeat-binding protein 4-like, whose translation MSSKKRVSHGFSGYRFPVIPKAPRSVRRRHSHKNIDNDQLCAFELLAAVAGELLQESESSACSNAAVGKDELADCRAGINCEQLKEDKAVKSECLDQGSCVESAYIPEPAVPEQNLKYSLDNFKEVNKDGKFHTEVEGGSSNLEDACDKKVETSTQKQLDDNNKQTKDLTVANSCSVKGPTEKHVNNNAAINSDGSVQFPWYRAVRRPSFGKQGNNVKLGIRDDDENSFGSYRHSTNIRAFRKTSHSGYRRVRKMLTSRHWKVAPQLKDYERTCSNYGVKAFHRNRKRVCALERRRLEIPSKRRKLCHYSSNVAYDQQASSKSISNSPEKGIKRDIISPRGVGASASVRNHQKKDPNVKFSIKSFKVPELLIEVPETETVGSLKRTVMEAVRSILGSGLRVGMVLQETKVQDDNSTLQKAGISQNGNLDTLGFTLEPSSYPVSASLHSKEPPALPPYVADHELTRRPPSPVLELERPSTSSDPSKTKLDKHDEDYHELALSPTNPINPTSDVAIPDSRALVLVSPLNAEAPGGVPVGPKKSRAELSQRRARRPFSAAEVEALVEAVEQLGTGRWRDVKIRAFEYADHRTYVDVKDKWKTLVHTASIAPQQRRGEAVPQELLDRVLAAHAYWSKQHGKHHAEALKLVDAKVQAGSAM comes from the exons ATGTCGTCGAAGAAGAGAGTAAGCCATGGTTTCAGTGGCTATCGATTTCCTGTTATACCAAAAGCTCCTAGATCAGTTAGA AGGAGACATTCGCACAAAAACATAGACAATGATCAACTTTGTGCATTTGAACTATTGGCGGCTGTTGCTGGTGAACTTCTACAAGAAAGCGAAAGCTCAGCTTGTAGTAATGCAGCAGTAGGAAAAGATGAGCTTGCTGATTGCAGGGCCGGTATTAATTGTGAGCAACTCAAAGAAGATAAAGCTGTGAAATCAGAGTGCTTAGACCAGGGGAGTTGTGTAGAAAGCGCTTATATACCAGAACCTGCAGTGCCAGAGCAGAATCTCAAGTATAGTTTGGATAACTTCAAGGAGGTCAATAAAGATGGAAAATTCCACACTGAAGTAGAAGGCGGATCCTCTAACCTTGAGGATGCATGTGATAAGAAAGTTGAGACAAGTACTCAAAAACAGTTAGATGATAACAACAAGCAGACTAAAGACTTAACTGTGGCTAACTCTTGTAGTGTGAAGGGTCCAACTGAGAAACATGTGAATAACAATGCCGCAATTAACTCAGACGGTAGTGTACAGTTTCCGTGGTACAGGGCGGTTCGTAGGCCTTCATTTGGAAAGCAAGGTAACAATGTAAAGTTAGGTATTAGAGATGATGACGAAAATTCTTTTGGGTCTTATAGACACAGCACCAATATAAGGGCTTTTAGGAAAACATCACACAGTGGATACAGAAGAGTAAGAAAGATGTTGACATCCAGACACTGGAAAGTAGCTCCTCAGTTGAAGGACTACGAACGTACATGTTCCA ATTATGGAGTGAAGGCCTTTCACCGAAACAGGAAAAGAGTATGTGCACTGGAAAGACGCCGACTTGAAATTCCTTCAAAGAGAAGGAAATTGTGTCACTATAGCTCCAATGTTGCTTATGACCAGCAGGCCAGTAGTAAAAGCATTTCAAATTCACCTGAAAAGGGAATCAAGAGAGACATTATCTCACCTAGAG GCGTTGGGGCTTCTGCTTCAGTCAGAAATCATCAAAAGAAGGATCCTAATG TAAAATTTAGCATCAAGTCATTCAAGGTGCCAGAACTTCTCATCGAGGTCCCTGAAACTGAAACTGTTGGTTCCCTGAAG AGGACAGTAATGGAGGCAGTAAGATCTATACTTGGAAGTGGATTACGTGTGGGGATGGTTCTCCAGGAGACGAAGGTCCAAGATGACAATAGTACTCTGCAGAAGGCTGGTATCTCTCAGAATGGCAACCTCGATACGTTGGGTTTTACATTGGAGCCAAGTTCTTACCCAGTTTCTGCATCATTGCATTCTAAAGAACCTCCTGCTTTGCCACCATATGTTGCTGATCATGAACTAACTCG GCGGCCACCTAGTCCTGTCTTGGAATTAGAGCGTCCAAGTACTTCATCAGATCCTTCAAAGACTAAGTTGGACAAGCATGATGAAGATTACCATGAATTGGCGCTATCACCTACAAATCCTATTAATCCAACAAGTGATGTAGCAATTCCTGATTCTAGAGCCTTGGTCCTAGTTTCTCCTCTGAATGCTGAGGCCCCTGGGGGGGTTCCTGTGGGCCCAAAAAAGAGTCGTGCTGAACTTTCACAACGTAGAGCAAGAAGACCATTCTCAGCTGCAGAAGTAGAAGCTCTAGTTGAAGCTGTGGAGCAGCTTGGAACTGGAAG GTGGCGTGACGTCAAAATCCGAGCTTTTGAGTATGCTGACCATCGAACTTACGTTGACGTGAAG GATAAATGGAAGACATTAGTCCATACAGCAAGCATTGCCCCACAACAAAGACGGGGAGAGGCCGTGCCCCAGGAGCTTCTGGACAGGGTCTTAGCTGCCCATGCCTACTGGTCTAAGCAACACGGGAAACATCATGCTGAAGCTCTAAAACTGGTGGATGCTAAGGTGCAGGCAGGGTCAGCTATGTGA